A genomic window from Deltaproteobacteria bacterium includes:
- a CDS encoding tRNA guanosine(34) transglycosylase Tgt, translated as MSEPIGSFTLEAKDGQARAGCLTTAHGLVPTPIFMPVGTQAGVKSLCPEDLKNLGARIILGNTYHLYLRPGDELIRRRGGLHTFMSWDRPILTDSGGYQIFSLSGLRKLTADGVEFASHLDGSRHVLTPEKAVTIQKNLGSDIMMVLDECVPYGADEAYTARSLALTTAWARRCREAHPQTNNGGQLLFGIVQGGFHHHLRTRSAEEITSIPFDGYAVGGLSVGEPKKEMLDLLAHTAPLLPAHRPRYLMGVGTPLDILRGISNGIDMFDCVLPTRNARNGTLFTSQGKVNIKRAEYREEDSPLDPQCDCYTCRHFSRAYLRHLYTARELLSYRLNTIHNLHFYLHLVSLARQAIMDGTFGTMLRHFTDIYEV; from the coding sequence ATGTCCGAACCTATCGGGTCTTTCACCCTGGAAGCAAAAGACGGTCAAGCCCGGGCAGGCTGCCTGACGACCGCCCACGGCCTTGTCCCCACCCCCATATTTATGCCCGTGGGCACTCAGGCCGGAGTCAAGAGCCTCTGCCCGGAAGATCTGAAAAACCTCGGGGCTCGCATCATCCTCGGCAACACCTACCATCTATATTTGAGGCCAGGAGACGAGTTGATCCGCCGCCGGGGAGGACTGCACACTTTCATGTCCTGGGACCGGCCCATCCTGACCGACAGTGGAGGCTATCAAATATTTAGCCTTTCGGGCCTGAGGAAATTGACTGCGGACGGGGTCGAATTCGCCTCTCATCTCGACGGTTCCCGCCATGTCCTGACCCCGGAAAAAGCCGTGACCATCCAGAAAAATCTCGGCTCCGACATCATGATGGTCCTTGACGAATGCGTACCCTACGGGGCCGACGAGGCCTACACGGCCAGGTCTCTGGCCCTGACCACGGCCTGGGCCAGGCGCTGCCGCGAAGCCCATCCCCAAACCAACAATGGCGGGCAGTTGCTCTTCGGCATCGTCCAGGGTGGATTCCATCACCATCTCCGGACCCGAAGCGCCGAGGAAATCACATCCATCCCCTTCGACGGGTACGCAGTGGGCGGCCTGAGCGTCGGCGAGCCCAAGAAAGAGATGCTGGACCTTCTGGCCCATACCGCTCCACTGCTACCGGCCCACCGCCCCCGATATCTCATGGGCGTTGGAACCCCCCTGGACATTCTCCGGGGCATTTCCAACGGCATCGATATGTTCGACTGCGTTCTGCCAACCAGAAACGCCCGCAACGGGACCCTCTTCACCTCCCAGGGCAAGGTGAACATCAAACGGGCCGAGTATCGCGAAGAGGACTCGCCCCTGGATCCGCAATGCGACTGCTACACCTGCCGCCATTTCTCCAGGGCTTATCTGCGCCATCTTTACACGGCCCGGGAACTTCTCAGCTACCGACTGAACACCATCCATAACCTCCATTTCTATCTCCATCTCGTCAGCCTTGCCCGGCAGGCCATCATGGACGGAACTTTCGGGACCATGCTCCGTCATTTCACGGACATCTACGAGGTCTGA
- a CDS encoding 4-hydroxy-tetrahydrodipicolinate synthase, which yields MQFEGAFTALVTPFRNGQVDEEAYRSLIEWQIESGINGLVPCGTTGESATLSHAEHREVIRICVDQAKGRLPILAGAGSNSTKEAIELTRYAKEAGADGALLITPYYNKPTQAGLVAHFKAIAAEVSMPFVVYNVPGRTSVNLLPTTVARMSREIPEVIGIKEATGDLRQCSDVIEQCGPDFTVLSGDDFTVLPLLAIGGHGVISVVSNIVPAMMSGLTAAFSSGDLAAARQFHLQMAPLCRAMFLETNPIPVKTALSLMGRISLEFRLPLVPMAEDTKAALVSILQTAKLIP from the coding sequence ATGCAATTTGAAGGAGCCTTCACCGCCCTGGTCACCCCGTTCAGAAACGGCCAGGTCGACGAGGAAGCCTACCGCAGCCTTATCGAATGGCAGATCGAGTCCGGCATCAACGGCCTCGTTCCCTGTGGTACCACCGGCGAGTCGGCCACCCTGAGTCATGCAGAGCATCGAGAAGTCATCCGCATATGCGTCGACCAGGCCAAGGGCCGTTTGCCCATCCTGGCCGGAGCCGGGTCCAACAGCACCAAGGAAGCCATCGAACTGACCAGGTATGCCAAAGAGGCCGGGGCCGACGGGGCCCTGCTGATCACCCCGTACTACAACAAGCCCACCCAGGCCGGCTTGGTGGCTCATTTCAAGGCCATCGCCGCCGAAGTTTCCATGCCCTTCGTGGTCTACAACGTTCCCGGCCGGACCAGCGTCAATCTCCTGCCGACCACCGTGGCCCGCATGAGCAGGGAGATCCCCGAGGTCATTGGTATCAAGGAGGCCACCGGCGACCTGCGGCAGTGCTCCGACGTCATCGAGCAATGCGGACCGGACTTCACGGTCCTGTCCGGGGACGACTTCACGGTCCTGCCCCTTCTTGCCATAGGTGGGCACGGGGTCATCTCCGTTGTCTCCAACATCGTCCCGGCCATGATGAGCGGATTGACCGCGGCCTTCTCCTCCGGGGATCTGGCCGCGGCCAGACAGTTCCATCTGCAGATGGCCCCCCTGTGCCGGGCCATGTTCCTGGAAACCAACCCCATCCCGGTCAAAACAGCCCTGTCCCTGATGGGTCGAATCTCCCTAGAATTCAGGCTACCCCTCGTGCCCATGGCCGAAGACACCAAAGCCGCTTTGGTGTCTATCCTTCAAACAGCCAAGCTGATCCCGTAA
- a CDS encoding diaminopimelate epimerase, with protein sequence MNTISEIPFFKMQGSGNDFILIDNRTLCLPVEAMPDLARTMCPRAFSVGADGLILLDQTPPDVRANYIWHFYNADGSRAEMCGNGSRCAALLAHRLGMAPAIHTLGTDAGPVRTEVFPDQNQVRVQLTPVSGLETGLNLQAEGLEGTVHFAVVGVPHAVIIVQDVADVDIRSLGRIIRGHKHFAPKGTNVNFIQVIDRRTVKLRTYERGVEDETFACGTGAAASVAVARALDLVEDEVRVTPSGGEDLIILLQGEQAFLKGSAVLVFEGRFFSPRRG encoded by the coding sequence ATGAACACCATATCTGAAATCCCCTTTTTCAAAATGCAGGGAAGTGGCAACGACTTCATCCTGATCGACAACCGCACCCTGTGCCTCCCCGTCGAGGCCATGCCTGACCTGGCCAGGACCATGTGTCCAAGAGCCTTTTCCGTGGGCGCCGACGGACTCATTCTGCTTGACCAGACGCCTCCCGATGTCCGGGCCAATTACATCTGGCATTTCTATAACGCCGACGGATCCCGGGCGGAAATGTGCGGCAACGGTTCCAGGTGCGCGGCTCTGCTGGCCCACCGGCTGGGCATGGCCCCGGCCATTCACACCCTGGGCACCGACGCCGGACCGGTTCGGACCGAGGTCTTTCCAGACCAAAACCAGGTTCGGGTTCAATTGACGCCCGTCTCCGGTCTTGAGACCGGATTAAACCTTCAGGCCGAAGGGCTGGAGGGAACTGTCCATTTCGCCGTGGTTGGCGTACCCCACGCCGTGATCATCGTCCAAGACGTTGCCGACGTGGATATCCGGAGTCTTGGCCGAATCATCCGCGGCCACAAGCACTTCGCCCCCAAGGGGACCAACGTCAACTTCATCCAGGTCATCGACCGCCGCACGGTCAAGCTCAGGACCTATGAACGGGGCGTTGAGGACGAAACCTTTGCCTGCGGCACCGGAGCGGCTGCATCTGTGGCCGTGGCCAGAGCCCTGGATCTTGTCGAGGATGAGGTTCGGGTCACCCCCTCCGGAGGTGAGGATCTGATAATCCTGCTCCAAGGAGAACAAGCCTTTCTCAAGGGATCAGCAGTGCTGGTCTTTGAAGGCCGTTTTTTTTCACCCCGCAGGGGTTAA
- a CDS encoding integration host factor subunit beta — translation MNKSELIKALAEEHRIPVEEATVVVNTFFDAIKDSLVAGQRVEIRGFGSFKIKEYEGYRGRNPKTGEKVDVKSKRLPFFRPGKELKEYVNS, via the coding sequence ATGAACAAGAGCGAACTGATCAAGGCCCTGGCCGAGGAACACCGCATCCCCGTTGAAGAGGCCACTGTCGTGGTTAATACCTTCTTCGACGCCATCAAGGACTCCCTGGTGGCCGGCCAACGAGTCGAAATCCGTGGATTTGGTAGCTTCAAGATCAAGGAGTATGAGGGCTACAGGGGCCGCAACCCCAAGACCGGGGAAAAGGTCGATGTCAAATCCAAACGACTGCCTTTTTTCCGCCCCGGCAAGGAACTGAAGGAATACGTCAACTCCTAA
- a CDS encoding MinD/ParA family protein, translating into MTQDSNKTYSMAIASGKGGVGKTSIALNLAYALHDLGHSLILMDSDLGLANLDVMLGVNPGRNLQDLLSPEIQAEDVILELEPTGLHMLPSASGVADLVEMDEDVQDIILGKLNTIFNRYDYLVLDLGAGIGPTVLAFASMPQERIVVVTPEPTSLTDGYALIKVLSSKYGIRHFQVIVNMAEDEREARRTFNRLNAACEQFIGHGVTWLGLVRQDKNLPEAIRRQKPLLRMAPDCPASEDIRKIASRLDRQRQDLMHLIAKSPILKAPAL; encoded by the coding sequence ATGACCCAAGATTCGAACAAAACGTACAGCATGGCCATCGCCAGCGGCAAGGGCGGCGTGGGCAAGACCAGCATTGCTCTGAACCTGGCCTATGCACTGCACGACCTCGGCCATTCGCTCATTCTGATGGATTCCGACCTCGGGCTGGCAAACCTCGACGTCATGCTCGGGGTCAACCCCGGACGAAATCTGCAGGACCTCCTCTCCCCTGAGATCCAGGCCGAGGACGTCATTCTTGAACTCGAGCCCACGGGCCTGCATATGCTGCCCTCGGCATCGGGAGTGGCTGATCTTGTGGAGATGGACGAGGATGTCCAGGACATCATTCTCGGCAAACTGAACACGATCTTTAACCGCTACGACTATCTTGTTCTCGACCTCGGGGCCGGCATCGGCCCGACGGTCCTGGCCTTTGCCTCCATGCCCCAGGAACGTATCGTCGTCGTCACCCCCGAGCCCACGTCCCTCACAGACGGCTATGCCCTCATCAAAGTCTTGTCGTCCAAATACGGCATCCGCCATTTCCAGGTCATCGTGAACATGGCCGAGGACGAACGCGAAGCCCGCCGAACCTTCAACAGACTGAACGCGGCCTGCGAACAGTTCATCGGTCACGGCGTGACCTGGCTGGGTCTGGTCCGTCAGGACAAGAATCTGCCCGAGGCCATCCGCCGCCAGAAGCCACTGCTGCGCATGGCCCCGGATTGCCCGGCCAGCGAAGACATCCGCAAGATCGCCTCCCGTCTGGACAGACAGCGGCAGGATCTCATGCACCTCATCGCCAAATCTCCCATCCTCAAAGCCCCCGCCCTGTGA
- a CDS encoding GGDEF domain-containing protein, whose protein sequence is MTDPDRNPALPNDEGRLFSEIEDLAERISRQDASALSKGPVMALIRLLSGTLWEQWPRRSAELGLQNWLAISLPPDRYPLLRRLQEQLDELARARDLDGLTGLPNRRAFDRALTLERRRSARLKLPLTLCILDLDNFKTLNDVHGHPCGDTILRTMAQILQEETRQTDTCARLGGEEFGLVLSGTGLARSKQLLERIRERVVSTRVFCHESAPEVGFSFSAGMAGHRGKADVAEDALYRAADEALYRAKAAGRDRVEAAPIMDIPTRSDETLVLADEKRFLFDLENGSG, encoded by the coding sequence ATGACCGATCCTGACCGGAATCCGGCTCTTCCGAACGACGAAGGCCGACTCTTTTCCGAGATCGAGGATCTGGCCGAAAGAATTAGCAGACAGGATGCTTCGGCCCTGAGCAAGGGTCCGGTAATGGCCCTCATTCGCCTGCTCTCCGGAACCTTGTGGGAACAATGGCCAAGGAGAAGCGCCGAGCTCGGCCTCCAGAACTGGCTGGCCATCTCCTTGCCGCCGGACAGATATCCGCTGCTCCGACGTCTTCAGGAACAGCTCGACGAGCTTGCCCGGGCCAGGGATCTGGACGGATTGACCGGGCTGCCCAACCGTCGGGCTTTCGACAGGGCTCTGACCCTTGAGAGGAGACGATCGGCTCGGCTTAAGCTCCCCCTGACCCTGTGCATCCTCGACCTCGACAACTTCAAAACCTTGAACGACGTCCACGGGCATCCCTGCGGCGACACAATCCTCCGGACCATGGCCCAGATTCTGCAAGAAGAGACTCGGCAGACCGACACCTGCGCCCGACTGGGCGGGGAGGAATTCGGCCTGGTCCTCTCCGGCACGGGACTGGCCCGATCCAAGCAGCTTTTGGAACGGATTCGGGAACGGGTCGTTTCCACCCGGGTATTCTGTCATGAGTCCGCCCCCGAAGTCGGCTTTTCGTTTTCGGCCGGAATGGCCGGGCACAGAGGCAAGGCCGACGTCGCTGAAGACGCCCTCTACAGGGCTGCCGATGAAGCCTTGTACCGGGCCAAGGCCGCGGGTCGTGACCGAGTAGAGGCCGCCCCGATCATGGACATTCCGACCCGTTCCGACGAGACGCTGGTCCTGGCCGACGAAAAACGCTTCCTGTTCGACCTCGAAAACGGCTCCGGATGA
- a CDS encoding peptide chain release factor 2 translates to MNSLCFSFRISGPDSTPFPAPSPTSGGVFDRASLQRRLDEIEKKLSQPGAWDHPEKLTPDLREKRLLSERLELWNSLDSAHSNVQEWMAMAEEERSQEALEALNEALDLLETTQENVELETLLSGPGDENDAILEIHPGAGGTEAQDWAEMLLRMYRRWADDRGLKVDVLDFLPGEEAGIKSITLQIAGPRAYGLLRGEKGIHRLIRISPFDASGRRHTSFASVDVYPQAGQDIKIEVREEDLRIDTFRSSGPGGQSVNTTSSAVRITHMPSGIVVQCQDEKSQLRNKESAMKILKARLYDRELQKIQDERQAEYDSKNAIAWGSQIRTYTLQPYQLVKDHRTGHEEGNVDAVLNGRIDPFIKNYLLTVHDRS, encoded by the coding sequence ATGAATAGCCTATGTTTCAGCTTTCGGATCTCCGGTCCAGATTCAACGCCTTTTCCCGCTCCTTCTCCGACTTCTGGAGGCGTCTTTGACCGGGCCAGCCTCCAAAGACGTTTGGATGAAATCGAAAAAAAGCTCAGCCAACCAGGGGCCTGGGACCATCCGGAAAAGCTAACTCCGGATCTGCGCGAAAAACGTCTCCTGTCCGAACGCCTCGAGCTCTGGAACTCGCTCGACTCGGCCCACTCCAACGTCCAGGAATGGATGGCCATGGCCGAGGAGGAGCGATCCCAGGAGGCCCTCGAGGCACTGAACGAAGCATTGGACCTCCTCGAGACAACACAGGAAAACGTTGAACTGGAGACGCTCCTATCCGGGCCAGGTGACGAAAACGACGCCATCCTCGAAATCCACCCGGGTGCCGGAGGCACCGAGGCCCAGGACTGGGCCGAAATGCTTCTGCGCATGTACCGACGCTGGGCCGACGACCGTGGCCTCAAGGTCGATGTCCTGGACTTCCTCCCGGGTGAGGAGGCCGGCATCAAGAGCATCACCCTGCAGATCGCCGGGCCCAGGGCCTACGGGCTGCTGCGTGGTGAAAAGGGCATCCATCGCCTTATTCGCATCTCACCCTTTGACGCATCCGGTCGCCGCCACACATCCTTCGCCTCGGTGGATGTCTATCCTCAAGCCGGGCAGGACATCAAAATAGAGGTCCGTGAGGAGGACCTCCGGATCGACACCTTCCGATCCAGCGGCCCGGGCGGCCAGTCGGTCAACACCACCAGTTCGGCCGTGCGCATTACCCACATGCCCTCGGGCATCGTTGTGCAATGCCAGGATGAGAAGTCCCAGCTCCGCAACAAGGAATCGGCCATGAAGATCCTCAAGGCCCGCCTGTACGACCGGGAACTCCAAAAAATCCAGGACGAGCGCCAGGCCGAGTACGACTCCAAAAACGCCATCGCCTGGGGGAGCCAAATCAGAACCTATACCCTCCAACCCTACCAACTGGTCAAAGACCACCGCACCGGCCACGAGGAGGGAAATGTGGATGCAGTTTTGAACGGCCGCATCGACCCGTTCATCAAGAACTACCTGCTGACCGTCCATGACCGATCCTGA
- the lnt gene encoding apolipoprotein N-acyltransferase: MKWIEPKSDRTRTVLLAAMATVGAWFGFPNHLLHLPWLVLLLPLALFMAAEIPGSGKSVFLRGLLIGTAAHTAALYWIVIPVSFHGGIPLPLALPCPVLLGCYLGLFSGMFTLCCRWVLQSLPTWSSALAAGLIWYFTELFQNMIPVGFPWLVLPSALTFTPWAIQGAGIIGTNALSGLLAVTAVLLGQALRKPLFLIPAAAICMGLFLFGTRALESASRPESSFSVALVQGNIDQDQKWDEAFQDFTVTKYLTLTDQALEASPEVIIWPETAMPFYFQDMADQSLRIREYVRQHGFLLLTGTPGYTFTSFDPPEYVIHNRLISLAPNGSMDFYDKERLVPFGEYVPLGRFIPFIGKLTQGDLDFSPGRNAAPLIHGSARMGGLICFEAIFPSLGVERVKKGANVLVNVSNDAWFGRSSALLQHLALASLRAVETNRFLIRATNTGISAIIDNSGRILRQTSSFQDAVLVHQDVGLVEKPSIFARVSRPLPFILLALATALACWGWLRTKQAVGRHSSAG; this comes from the coding sequence ATGAAATGGATTGAACCCAAATCCGACCGGACCCGCACCGTCCTTTTGGCGGCCATGGCCACCGTCGGAGCCTGGTTCGGTTTTCCCAACCATCTGCTCCATCTCCCCTGGCTGGTCCTTCTTTTGCCCTTGGCCCTTTTTATGGCCGCCGAAATTCCCGGGAGCGGCAAGTCTGTCTTTCTTCGCGGCCTCTTGATCGGGACCGCCGCCCACACCGCGGCCCTCTACTGGATCGTCATTCCGGTCAGTTTCCACGGTGGGATCCCCCTGCCACTGGCCCTGCCCTGTCCGGTACTGCTCGGGTGCTATCTGGGCCTGTTCTCCGGGATGTTCACCCTGTGCTGTCGATGGGTTCTTCAGTCTCTGCCGACTTGGTCCTCGGCTCTGGCCGCAGGTCTGATCTGGTACTTCACTGAACTTTTCCAGAACATGATTCCGGTCGGGTTTCCATGGCTCGTGCTCCCCTCGGCCCTGACCTTCACCCCCTGGGCCATCCAGGGGGCGGGCATCATCGGAACCAACGCCCTGTCAGGACTGCTGGCCGTTACCGCCGTCCTCCTGGGCCAGGCCCTTCGCAAGCCTCTGTTCCTCATCCCGGCAGCCGCCATCTGCATGGGCCTCTTCCTCTTCGGAACCCGGGCCCTGGAATCAGCCTCCCGGCCCGAAAGCAGCTTCTCTGTGGCTCTGGTTCAAGGCAATATCGACCAGGACCAGAAATGGGATGAGGCATTCCAGGACTTCACCGTCACCAAGTACCTGACCCTGACTGATCAGGCCCTGGAAGCCTCACCCGAGGTGATCATCTGGCCCGAGACGGCCATGCCCTTTTATTTTCAGGACATGGCCGACCAGTCCCTGCGGATTCGAGAATACGTGCGGCAGCATGGGTTCCTTCTCCTGACCGGCACTCCCGGCTACACCTTCACGAGCTTCGACCCGCCCGAATACGTCATCCACAACCGCCTGATCAGTTTGGCCCCAAACGGATCCATGGACTTCTACGACAAGGAACGCCTGGTTCCCTTCGGGGAATACGTGCCCCTGGGTCGATTCATTCCCTTCATCGGCAAGCTGACCCAGGGCGACCTGGACTTCAGTCCCGGCCGAAATGCCGCCCCCCTGATACATGGATCGGCCCGCATGGGCGGGCTCATCTGTTTCGAGGCCATTTTCCCATCCCTCGGCGTTGAACGGGTGAAAAAAGGGGCCAATGTGCTGGTCAACGTCAGCAATGACGCCTGGTTCGGTCGGTCCTCAGCCCTGCTCCAACATCTGGCCCTTGCCTCGCTGAGGGCTGTCGAAACGAACCGATTCCTGATCAGGGCCACCAACACAGGGATTTCCGCCATCATTGACAACTCCGGTCGGATTTTGAGACAAACGTCATCTTTCCAGGATGCCGTTCTCGTCCATCAAGACGTCGGCCTTGTGGAAAAGCCCTCGATATTTGCCCGCGTGTCCCGACCGCTTCCCTTCATCCTTCTGGCCCTGGCCACGGCCCTCGCCTGCTGGGGCTGGTTGCGGACAAAACAAGCGGTCGGCCGCCACTCCAGCGCAGGATGA
- a CDS encoding HlyC/CorC family transporter: MMDDASGGRWWTALRHMLGGRSDTAIEEAIQDARDDGELERKEASMLLNVLRMEDTLAREIMVPRTRVIFGDTDQSLEEMAQLFIDSGYSRVPVFRESKDDIVGIIHVKDLLKAFTGQTEPRPSLESLLRPAHFFQEDTNLKNLLLDFQAKKTHLGIAQDEYGGTSGIVTMEDILEEIVGEIEDEYDVPGPASIQELRDGKLLVSGLTSLDDLNQMIAPPLESEQVETLGGFVSEIAGRVPRKQENFVANGHSMTIKDADDRHVRWIVVTPAGRKTDEMD; encoded by the coding sequence ATGATGGACGATGCGTCCGGCGGTCGATGGTGGACCGCCCTTCGCCACATGTTGGGAGGTCGTTCCGACACGGCCATCGAGGAGGCCATCCAGGATGCCAGGGACGACGGCGAACTAGAGAGGAAAGAGGCCTCAATGCTTCTGAATGTCCTCCGGATGGAGGACACCCTGGCCCGCGAGATCATGGTCCCCCGAACCCGGGTCATCTTCGGGGACACGGACCAATCACTGGAGGAAATGGCCCAGCTCTTCATCGATTCGGGCTACTCCAGGGTCCCGGTGTTCAGGGAAAGCAAGGACGACATCGTGGGCATCATCCACGTCAAGGATCTGCTCAAGGCCTTCACCGGCCAGACCGAACCCCGGCCGAGCCTGGAATCTCTCCTTCGTCCGGCGCACTTTTTCCAGGAAGACACAAATCTCAAGAATCTGCTCCTCGACTTCCAGGCCAAGAAAACCCATCTGGGCATCGCCCAGGACGAGTACGGGGGAACTTCAGGCATCGTGACCATGGAGGACATCCTAGAGGAGATCGTCGGTGAAATCGAGGACGAGTACGACGTCCCAGGCCCGGCATCGATCCAGGAACTCCGGGACGGCAAGCTCCTTGTCTCCGGCCTGACCTCCCTGGACGACCTGAATCAGATGATCGCCCCGCCCCTTGAGTCCGAGCAGGTCGAGACCCTCGGGGGATTCGTCAGCGAAATCGCCGGCCGGGTCCCCCGCAAGCAGGAAAACTTCGTTGCCAACGGCCACAGCATGACTATCAAGGACGCCGACGATCGGCACGTTCGCTGGATCGTCGTCACCCCGGCCGGCAGAAAGACCGATGAAATGGATTGA
- the hypE gene encoding hydrogenase expression/formation protein HypE, with amino-acid sequence MHDKVLLDYGSGGKASQRLVSEMFLRHLGNDYLNRLDDAALLDISGPLSMSTDTYTVDPIFFPGGDIGSLAVHGTVNDVAMLGARPRFLTCGLILEEGLPMDVLERIVSSMGRAAEKAGVFIVGGDTKVVPHGTADKIFINTTGIGEVVAQPVPSGHNARPGDAILLSGSMGDHGLTILSQREGLTFESPVTSDSAALNHMILDLVTKLTEVHVLRDPTRGGLATTLCEIARQSKTGLMVEETKILVRREVAGGCSFLGLDPLYLANEGKCICILPEDQANAALEIMRIHPEGLEACRIGHVTGEHPGKVVLKTKLGGHRLLDMLEGEQLPRIC; translated from the coding sequence ATGCACGACAAAGTACTCCTCGACTACGGCAGTGGAGGCAAGGCCTCCCAGCGGCTTGTCTCCGAGATGTTCCTCCGCCACCTCGGAAACGACTATCTGAACCGGCTGGATGACGCGGCCCTGCTGGACATCTCCGGACCCCTGTCCATGAGCACGGACACCTACACCGTGGACCCCATATTCTTTCCCGGGGGGGACATCGGATCCTTGGCCGTACACGGCACGGTCAACGACGTGGCCATGCTCGGGGCCCGACCTAGGTTTCTGACCTGTGGCCTCATTCTGGAGGAAGGCCTGCCCATGGACGTTCTGGAACGGATCGTGTCCTCCATGGGCCGGGCCGCCGAAAAAGCCGGAGTCTTCATCGTCGGAGGAGACACCAAGGTCGTTCCACACGGCACCGCGGACAAAATCTTCATCAACACCACCGGCATCGGCGAGGTCGTGGCCCAACCCGTTCCCAGCGGACACAATGCCCGACCCGGTGACGCCATACTCCTCAGCGGATCCATGGGCGACCATGGACTGACCATCCTCTCCCAACGCGAAGGTCTGACCTTCGAGTCGCCGGTGACGAGCGATTCGGCGGCCCTGAACCACATGATCCTCGATCTGGTGACCAAACTGACCGAGGTCCATGTTCTGCGTGATCCGACACGGGGCGGTCTGGCTACCACTCTCTGCGAAATCGCCCGCCAGTCCAAGACCGGCCTCATGGTCGAGGAGACAAAGATCCTTGTCCGGCGCGAAGTTGCCGGGGGATGTTCCTTCTTGGGGCTCGATCCCCTCTACCTGGCCAACGAAGGCAAGTGTATCTGCATCCTGCCCGAAGATCAGGCCAATGCGGCCCTGGAGATCATGCGCATCCACCCCGAAGGCCTGGAGGCCTGCCGCATCGGCCACGTGACCGGCGAGCATCCTGGCAAGGTCGTCCTAAAAACTAAGCTCGGCGGCCACCGCCTCCTGGACATGCTCGAGGGGGAACAACTCCCCCGAATCTGCTGA
- the hypD gene encoding hydrogenase formation protein HypD has translation MPALPFAAWIERKAGKPFDFLRKVYSLNFSEPYHDPEICGKVLEAIRAEIDRPLRFMEVCGTHTVAIFRSGVRSLLPPEIVHVSGPGCPVCVTHEREVAAFLDIAGRSDVIVATFGDLMRVPGPKGANLKSMQAEGARISVVYSPFDALDLARRHPNSQIVFLGIGFETTAPTVAATVLMARQEGLKNFSVLPLHKLVPPALEALLAVEDLGVNAFMLPGHVSTIIGLKPYLFLAERHGLPGVVTGFEPLDILQALLIMIRQRKTDKPTIVNNYKRAVSDNGNPKARQIMNQVFDTTDALWRGIGLIPGSGLAMRPEFETFNAFSRLGLQLPEVPELPGCRCGDVLRGRIAPNQCPLFAKACTPANPIGPCMVSTEGSCAAYYKYSI, from the coding sequence ATGCCGGCTTTGCCCTTCGCTGCATGGATCGAGCGGAAGGCCGGGAAACCCTTCGACTTTTTGAGGAAGGTCTACAGCTTGAACTTCTCTGAACCATATCACGATCCGGAAATTTGCGGAAAAGTCCTGGAGGCCATTCGGGCGGAAATCGACAGACCCTTGCGTTTCATGGAAGTCTGCGGCACCCACACCGTGGCCATCTTCAGAAGCGGCGTCCGCAGTCTCCTGCCACCGGAGATCGTCCATGTCTCTGGCCCGGGCTGCCCGGTCTGCGTCACTCACGAACGCGAGGTGGCGGCATTTCTGGATATCGCCGGACGAAGCGACGTGATCGTGGCCACCTTCGGGGATCTTATGCGCGTCCCCGGACCCAAAGGGGCCAACTTGAAGTCCATGCAGGCCGAGGGGGCCCGCATCTCCGTGGTCTACTCCCCCTTCGACGCCCTTGACCTAGCCCGCCGCCATCCGAACAGCCAGATCGTCTTTCTGGGCATCGGGTTTGAAACCACCGCTCCGACAGTGGCGGCCACGGTCCTCATGGCCCGCCAGGAGGGCCTGAAAAATTTTTCGGTTCTACCTCTGCACAAACTCGTCCCGCCAGCCCTGGAGGCCCTTCTGGCCGTGGAGGACCTGGGAGTGAACGCCTTCATGCTCCCGGGACATGTCTCGACCATCATCGGACTCAAGCCATACCTTTTCCTGGCCGAACGGCACGGCCTGCCCGGAGTCGTGACCGGATTCGAACCCCTGGACATCCTCCAGGCCCTCTTGATCATGATCCGCCAGCGGAAAACCGACAAACCCACCATCGTCAACAACTACAAACGGGCCGTGTCTGACAACGGCAACCCCAAGGCCCGGCAGATCATGAACCAGGTTTTCGACACGACCGACGCCCTGTGGAGAGGCATCGGTCTCATCCCGGGTTCCGGATTAGCCATGCGCCCCGAATTTGAAACTTTCAACGCCTTTTCCCGCCTGGGGCTCCAACTGCCCGAAGTCCCAGAACTTCCCGGCTGCCGGTGCGGCGACGTCCTCCGGGGGCGGATCGCCCCCAACCAATGTCCCTTGTTCGCCAAGGCCTGCACCCCTGCCAACCCCATCGGCCCGTGCATGGTTTCCACCGAAGGATCCTGCGCCGCCTATTACAAGTACTCCATTTGA